The Bubalus kerabau isolate K-KA32 ecotype Philippines breed swamp buffalo chromosome 8, PCC_UOA_SB_1v2, whole genome shotgun sequence genomic sequence AGCcaataaaattatacaaaaggaaaaaaattgcagTTATGCAAGTTTAAAAGACTTTCCAGTATTTTTACTTGGATCTCACTAAATTTATAGATTAATCTAAATGGAATTGACACTTTTACAAGTTTAAGATTTTTAGCCCAAGAACAGGGTATGTGATGTATTTAAGTCTTCTTTTATAGACCTCAATATAGATAAAACATTTGCTTCAAGAAGGTTCTGCTTCTTTctagttaaatttattcttaggtatttttaaaagttttattttgtattggagtagagttgatcatggagaaggcaatggcaccccactccagtactcttgcctgaaaaatcccatggatggaggagcctggaaggctgccgtctatggggtcacacagagtcagacacaactgaagtgacttagcagcagtccatggggtcgttgagggtcggacacgattgagcgacttcactttcacttttcactttcatgcattggagaaggaaatggcaacccactccagtgttcttgcctggagaatcccagggacgggggagcctggtgggctgccgtctatggggtcgcacagagtcagacatgactgaagtgacttagcagcagcagcagagttggtcaacaatcttgtgttagtttcacatgtacagcaaagtgataaatacatgaatatatgcatttattctttttcaaattcttttcctatttaggttattacagagtattgagcagagttccctatgctgtacagagtaggtccttgttgggtatctattttaaatatagcagtgtgtacatttcAATCCTAAAGTATTGTAAAAACTCTTTTTGTTGCTACTGTTAACATATCTGTATCTGCattgtatctatatctatactgATATTGACATACAGACGCTCtttgaaatatatatgtttaaaggATTATGCAGAGAAAGACTAAACCAGAAGTGAACAGAATCTTCCTAAAGAAAACACATGCTCTCTCtttccaaatatatatacatagacatatGGTATATTcatccatatacatgtatatagatatatggattgtgatatatatatgcatatacatttataaacatatgtgtgtttgtgtgtgtgtgtgtgtatatatatatatatatatatatatatatggcttcccaggtggcactagtggaaaagaacctgcctgccaatgtaggagactaagAGGCacggtttcagtccctgggtgggacgatcccctggagaagggcatggctacccactccagtattcttgcctggagaatctcatggacaaaggaacctggcgagctacagtccatggaccgcaaagagtcggacatgactgaagcaacttagcacacatgcacgcatacacacacacacacacagcctctttGAGCAATACTTAAACTTATCTCtgggtgagttttttttttttttcttcttctctaatACTAGAGTCTTTTTCTATTTCCCTTTCCTGATTGTGACAGGTTACATCTTAATTTCTTGGGCACTTCTTGAGATGCCCAATAAAGAAGGTGtgaagagtcttcttttgtgaGTCTCTCCAAATGAAGGGCTTGAGCAGGAGGGTCAGTGAGGGTCACTGAGGGAAGAACAGTGTGGTCATCAGAATACTGCTATCATATTTTTAGTCATGTCTAAAATTTGAGCTGAAGTCTTACGAGTCCTATGAACTGAGACATTAAATTACGTTTTAATTTTAACTCACAGTTTCTTTGAAATTCCATCTCTTTGGTAACATCttgcttttttcctctctctttaatAAAACCTCATTTCCAGAACAACAAAACTgctatagcttttctttctttcttttttttttaatcacttggtAGTATCTTTAATTACAAAGACTTTTCCAATCACATCACATAGAGGTCATTTTATCCACTGCTCTGTTTGGCTGCCAATCTCTTATCTCTCTCCTCAGCAATGGTAAGGCGAATACCCTTTCCACGGGGAAGAGAGATCCATGGTTTGTTGCCTTTGCCAATAACAAAAATGTTTGAGAGCCGTGTGGCAAAGCTGTTGCCGTTCGCATCTTTCACATGAACTACATCAAAAGAACCTGGATGCCTCTCCCGGTTTGTAATCACACCAATTCTTCCCAGGTTAGCGCCCCCAGTCACCATGCACAGGTTGCCAGTGTCAAATTTGATGAAATCAGTAATCTTGCCAGTCTCCAAGTCAATCTGAATGGTATCATTCACCTTGATGAGGGGATCAGGGTAACGGATGGTACGAGCATCATGGGTTACCAGATGAGGGATTCCTTTTGTCCCCACAAATATCTTTCTTACTTTGCACAATTTATACTTGGCCTCCTCAGGTGTAATACGATGAACAGCAAATCGACCCTTGGTGTCATAGATCAAACGAAAATTCTCTCCAGTCTTATCAATGCTGATGACATCCATAAAACCAGCAGGGTAGGTTATATCTGTGTGGACTTTGCCATCGATCTTAATGAAACGCTGCATGCAAATCTTCTTTACTTCATCTCCAGTTAGGGCATACTTAAGTCTATTCCTTAGGAAAATGATTAGGGGGAGACACTCCCTTAGCTTGTGGGGGCCGGTAGATGGACGAGGGGCAAACACACCAGTCAGTTTATCCAGCATCCAATGTTTTGGAGCTGCTACGCGTTTCAGGTGCTTCTTGGGACCCCGGGTCATGGCTGCGCTAGGCACGAAAAGAGCAAAACTGCTATAGCTTTTCAAATGATTCCTTTCAAAAGCCTTATGGGGAATGTTTTTAATAAACACTAAAAAgtattgttctatttttaagCTTTTATCTCTGGTATCTGAACAGTTCCTAGGAGCTTTCTACTGGTCTGTTTAGTCTAATTCAatacaaaacaggaaaataattatGCAAACTTTCCTAAAGAAGTGTTAAACAGATGCATGGTTTAAAGTACATGGAAACATTGCATTTTGATAATATTTGGATAATTTATTAAACAATAGCACATTAAAATAGCATTTGACATATATTTTGATAGCGTTATATATTAATGTAGTTGGCTGCTTCTTCTCTATACAAAACCAATTACTGCATTTGCTTTGAGTTAGAAACAGCAGTGGGATTAAATATTGTCTTCTTCTGGAAATTTGACTTAATAAGTTAATTCTCTGAAAGAATAAACATGTAGGTAGGAGGCAGGGTGGACACAGCATGCCAAAACAGGATCAACAGTGAGATTTGATGTCTTTAGAATATTGTTATAAGCCAGTTCATTAAACTAcagaattaaaattatattgagaAACTCAATAGCAAATGAATTTATGAATCATGCTTATTGGCAAACTCACAAGCTCAAATGATTTATGGAAAAACAAATGAGAGAAGAACCCAACTTAACTTGACTAGAGATGTAGTCAGTAGGGCTTAATTTCCAAGGGATCACATGCTTGGCAAGATTTCCctaaaggcagaggaagaagcagaAATGGAACTAGGGGTTGTAGATTTTATAAAGTACAAtgagggagagaaaaatgaatgtGTCCAGTGATTTGTCCTTCACGTTTGTACTATTTGGTTTGGTTCCTGTGTCTGATAAAACTCTTATTGTTCTAAGTTTCTTAGGCAAATTCAGTGTTGGTGTCAGAAAGGGGGCCTGGGACTGCTTGATTCCATAGGGAAACTCAAGGGAATATTTTCAGTCCTCCAGTAGGAATGGAGTATTATAGAATGTTCCCTTCCTTTACTCCAGTCAAATCTTAAATTTTGATAAGGTCAGGTTTTGCCGAAGTAGTTTAAGGCTAAAATATTCTATATCAAGGGGTTCTCCCATCAACCTCTGGGAGAACCATGTGATCATGTGTGACTCAGTACAACTCATGACTGCAAAGGGAAACTCAGCCCAAAGTATATTTCCTAATATTGAGGGGTGAATAGCATCCTCCTCATTCAGGCTTACCCATACCCACATGTTTGGGATGCTACTTAGTGTCACTGAAGTACTACAGAAACTCATTGTTACCAAGATGCACCCCCTTAGGGAGTTCTTTCCatagcaaaacagaaatatgCTAGTCACAGCTCATACAAGTcagtaacaacagcaacaaaacaacacaattaaaaaatgggcagaagacccaaaTAGACATTCTCCTAAGAGAACATAGAGagggccaacaggcacatgaaaagatgctcaacattgctgaCTATTTGAGAAATTataatcaaaactgcaatgaggtagcACCTCAATCAGgaaagaatggccatcattaaaaagtctgcaaataacaaatgctggagagggtgtggagaaaagggaatctttttATACTGTCAATAGCAATGTCGATTgctacagccactgtggaaaacagtgtggaaatttaccaataaaataatatagaattgccatatgatccagtaatcccattcTTGGGCTTATAttcagacaaaactgtaattcaaaaaatacatgcaccccctatgttcatagcagcactattcacaatagccaagacttggaagcaacttaaatgtccattgccagatgaatgaataaagaagatgtggtgtatatatatcccACCAAACTACTTATTTGGGCACAGTTTGCAATGCCCCTAATCAATTACAACAgtgacatcaaagatcactgatcacagattactataagaaatataataataatgaaaatattttgagaattaccaaaatatgtcacagagacatgaagtgagcaaatgctgttggaaaatgatgctgatagacttgcttgacacaggttgccacaaacctttcatctgttaaaaaaaaaaaaaaaaagctcccccCCTCCCAGACTGTAGTAACTGTGAAGCCCAATAAAATGAGGTGTGACTATATGAATAAATCCAGAACCAGATATCAACAGTTTATGCTTATAGCTTTTATATAACTATAACACAAATCAAATTTACAAACTAGTTAGATACAACCTATAAGATCAACAGAATCCAAATCTGGGACACTTATTTAATGCTGgtttgttaaaaatgaaattacctTTCATTATGTGAGTGGATACTTTGTAGCTACCACCTTTCGTTGAAGATAGTTCCTTTCATAACCACTATTCGTCTTGCAAGAAGGTtcagaaataatttcacaatgcCAGCAGAATGAATAGGGAACAGGTCTCACTAGGGGAAACTTACAAGGCAATACTCTGTGAGAAGAAAGACATACGGTTGGCTATGGAGGGAGGTGGTTGGAGTTAGCAAGCTTAACTGGACATGCTGTGGATGTGTGTTTTCGGGAAGGTTCTTTGCCCCCTACTGCTGTACCTTTTTAATAGTATAAAAGCAGCAAAGCCATCATGTTAGAAGTGAGACAGACTATTCAACTCCATAGGATATCTGAATTTTTGATTCCAGTGTTAAAAAAGTTGTCTGAGAAAACCAGCTACTTGGAGACATTAAGGAATCCATGTAGAGTTGGGTTTTGGCCGGACTGTCCTGCTGGGGGAAGGTGGACACTGGGCTTGTGATTCAGGTGACTCAGAGTGAGTTCTTAGGACCATTTTCAGACAATTCTGCTCATGTGTCTTGGTGCTAGATGCTAGGATACAGGTTCATTAGAATTTGGCATGTTTAAATCATAAGTCAAGTGATGATTCCATTCTTCTaccattttttcccatttgaaCTATTGTAAAACTTTTATTTCCTATAGTATGTCATTACATCACTTAGTCTTCTCTTGGAAATAAGCCTCCTCTGTATGTTTGCTTAGATGGTGTTAACGTCGTGGCAAATCCAAGAGCAAGCCAAGCCCTAAAATTTGGGAGCcgtattcatttttaaagtaataagctGACATGATATATCATTCTGAAGATGCTTACTTTTAgattaccagaaaaacaaaaccacgaaacaaaaaaaaacaaactattgtAGAGAGGATGCCGACGTCTATGAATTTGGGAAACACTGGGAAGATTATGGATGTTAGGGCTCAGGAACCTTGGACTTGAAACCTTGGCCCTTGCACTTTGATATGTAGCCTTGGGGAAGTCATTGAACCTCTCTGGGCTGGAAGTTTTGTATTTGTAAGGTGAGGATGACCTTCACTTATTCAATGTGTAGAAACTAAGCTAACTCTGTCCTAAGTGCTGGGGATCTAGCTGTGAGCAAGCTAAGTACCTGACTTCATGGAGCTCACAGTGCAGCCAGGGTGGAGAATGGAGGGAgaaaaaacacacataaaataatttcacatAGTGATAAGTGGTATGAAGAATATAGGGCAATGGGATAGAAAGTGACTATGAGTAAAGGCAGAGTAGGTACTTAGCCAGGGAAAAACTCTCAGATGATATGTGCCATTTGAGTAGACACCCAAATGATGAGATAAAACTAGAAGCAAGATGAGCCAGGAGATGTGGGAGTGAGCTTGTTGTATCTGAAGGACCCAGAAAACTAA encodes the following:
- the LOC129658655 gene encoding 40S ribosomal protein S4, X isoform-like, yielding MTRGPKKHLKRVAAPKHWMLDKLTGVFAPRPSTGPHKLRECLPLIIFLRNRLKYALTGDEVKKICMQRFIKIDGKVHTDITYPAGFMDVISIDKTGENFRLIYDTKGRFAVHRITPEEAKYKLCKVRKIFVGTKGIPHLVTHDARTIRYPDPLIKVNDTIQIDLETGKITDFIKFDTGNLCMVTGGANLGRIGVITNRERHPGSFDVVHVKDANGNSFATRLSNIFVIGKGNKPWISLPRGKGIRLTIAEERDKRLAAKQSSG